From one Luteipulveratus mongoliensis genomic stretch:
- a CDS encoding lipase family protein, producing the protein MIHRTRPSSRLLLVLLVIASFAAALALSPSPAQAASSSTPAAADPPLVPPKDDPFYQPPSGYEQREPGTVLRKREISAYTYGIKVPAKAYQILVRSTDAHGKAIANVSTVFVPLTPPIGQRNLLSFQIATDSLGTQCNPSYRLRQGLEKEVTGIYTALSAGWAAVITDYQGPKMAWTAGRVAGHSVLDGIRGTLRLPEAGLTPTTPVGAWGYSGGGQATAWAAQLHPTYAPELNVKGFAAGAFPGDIKLTLKGLDGGPFAGFVVGGGFGLIREYPALQGLLSDAGRKEAARVGDLCQIALVASNPFAKLSPLLTVDPYTDPTTNAVFADNRIGGQAPTAPVLIQQSALDEIIRPEFNQGSYRDWCAGGATVEYRLTYVPGHVGYALGSIPGAFAWLTDRFAGKPAKSTCG; encoded by the coding sequence ATGATCCACCGCACAAGGCCATCGAGCCGGCTCTTGCTGGTGCTCCTGGTGATCGCGTCGTTCGCGGCTGCCCTCGCCCTCTCGCCATCCCCTGCCCAGGCCGCCTCATCCAGTACGCCTGCTGCCGCTGATCCCCCGCTGGTGCCGCCGAAGGACGACCCGTTCTACCAACCGCCTTCCGGCTACGAGCAGCGCGAGCCCGGAACGGTCCTGCGCAAGCGCGAGATCAGCGCGTACACGTACGGCATCAAGGTGCCGGCGAAGGCGTACCAGATCCTGGTGCGCAGCACCGATGCTCACGGCAAGGCGATCGCCAACGTGAGCACCGTGTTCGTCCCGTTGACTCCCCCGATCGGCCAACGCAATCTGCTGTCGTTCCAGATCGCGACGGACAGCCTTGGTACGCAATGCAATCCGTCGTACCGACTCCGTCAGGGGCTGGAGAAGGAAGTCACGGGAATCTACACCGCGCTCAGCGCAGGCTGGGCTGCGGTCATCACGGACTACCAGGGCCCGAAGATGGCCTGGACTGCTGGCAGGGTCGCCGGCCATTCGGTACTCGACGGCATCCGCGGCACGCTCCGGCTGCCCGAGGCCGGCCTCACACCCACGACTCCCGTTGGTGCGTGGGGATACTCGGGCGGCGGCCAGGCGACAGCGTGGGCTGCCCAGCTGCACCCGACGTACGCGCCCGAGCTGAACGTGAAGGGCTTCGCAGCCGGAGCCTTCCCAGGCGACATCAAGCTGACGCTCAAGGGTCTGGACGGTGGCCCGTTCGCCGGCTTCGTGGTCGGCGGCGGCTTCGGCCTCATCCGCGAATACCCAGCACTGCAAGGCCTGTTGAGCGACGCCGGCCGCAAGGAGGCCGCGCGTGTCGGCGACCTCTGCCAGATCGCCCTGGTCGCGTCGAACCCGTTCGCCAAGCTCAGCCCGCTCCTGACCGTCGACCCGTACACCGACCCCACGACCAACGCAGTCTTCGCGGACAACCGCATCGGTGGCCAGGCTCCGACGGCACCGGTGCTCATCCAGCAGTCCGCGCTCGACGAGATCATCCGCCCCGAGTTCAACCAGGGCTCCTACCGCGACTGGTGCGCCGGCGGCGCGACGGTCGAGTACCGGTTGACCTACGTGCCCGGACACGTCGGGTACGCCCTCGGCAGCATCCCGGGTGCGTTCGCCTGGCTGACCGATCGGTTCGCGGGCAAGCCGGCCAAAAGCACCTGCGGCTGA
- a CDS encoding VOC family protein encodes MTTEDGPVRQMRVVVEAADYDEAVAFYRDVLGSVEELQIHGDDGEKVTILDVGRATLEISNPAQVDMIDRVEVGHRVSPHIRVAFEVGDATEATDRLVRAGAVLVAPPTRTPWNSVNARLNGPAGLQLTLFEEPTTRSS; translated from the coding sequence ATGACCACCGAAGACGGCCCGGTTCGCCAGATGCGCGTCGTCGTGGAGGCCGCTGACTACGACGAGGCGGTCGCGTTCTACCGCGACGTCCTCGGTTCCGTCGAGGAGCTGCAGATCCACGGCGACGACGGCGAGAAGGTCACCATCCTCGACGTGGGGCGAGCAACGCTCGAGATCTCCAACCCGGCTCAGGTCGACATGATCGACCGCGTCGAGGTCGGCCACCGGGTGAGCCCGCACATCAGGGTCGCCTTCGAGGTCGGCGACGCTACGGAGGCGACCGATCGGCTGGTCCGGGCCGGCGCCGTGCTTGTCGCACCTCCGACGCGCACGCCATGGAACTCCGTCAACGCGCGGTTGAACGGCCCGGCCGGGCTCCAGCTCACGCTGTTCGAGGAGCCGACCACACGGTCATCCTGA